The proteins below come from a single Prochlorococcus marinus CUG1415 genomic window:
- the purN gene encoding phosphoribosylglycinamide formyltransferase — MDRSFNYIISPEISEFRRFTPKLKIGVLASGKGTNFQELINLSEKGELDIDIKVLITNKDEAGCIKRAESKKIPHKIIRGKDFLQKEAFELEILNTLIHYDVELVVMAGWMKIVSPFFINKFKNKIINIHPSLLPAYKGGSAIKDSILNGSKITGCSVHFVEEEVDSGSLIMQAALSIRNDDDIESLTKRIQMLEHKILPYSISQAGFLIRSNFMENY, encoded by the coding sequence TTGGATAGATCATTTAATTACATAATTTCGCCTGAGATATCTGAATTTAGAAGATTTACACCAAAATTAAAAATAGGTGTACTTGCTTCTGGGAAAGGAACTAACTTTCAGGAATTAATTAATCTCTCAGAAAAAGGAGAATTAGATATCGATATAAAAGTTTTAATTACTAACAAAGATGAAGCCGGTTGTATAAAAAGAGCTGAAAGTAAAAAAATACCTCACAAAATTATAAGAGGCAAAGACTTTCTACAAAAAGAAGCTTTTGAATTAGAAATTCTAAATACTTTAATTCATTACGATGTTGAACTTGTTGTTATGGCAGGCTGGATGAAAATTGTTTCTCCATTTTTTATTAATAAATTTAAGAATAAGATAATAAATATTCACCCTTCATTACTTCCTGCATATAAAGGTGGTTCCGCGATAAAGGACTCTATATTAAATGGTTCAAAAATAACTGGTTGTTCCGTACATTTTGTAGAAGAGGAGGTAGATAGTGGATCATTGATAATGCAAGCTGCATTGTCTATTAGGAATGATGATGATATTGAATCACTTACCAAAAGAATACAAATGCTTGAGCATAAAATTTTACCTTACTCAATCTCTCAAGCTGGGTTTTTGATAAGAAGTAATTTTATGGAAAATTATTAG